The following coding sequences lie in one Treponema socranskii subsp. buccale genomic window:
- a CDS encoding bifunctional folylpolyglutamate synthase/dihydrofolate synthase produces the protein MENSSATRSFERWLDSFINFEKLPQKNMFWLDTMRFFCERLGHPEASSPCFHVAGSKGKGSVSKMIACILQEAGFSVGLYTSPHVLDFRERISRPDGFFDDAVYEGAAAELMHAVQSAETEKKIPRPVTWFELATLYAFLCFRRARTDWNVFEVGLGGRLDATNVVTPKLCCITPIELEHTEYLGDTLEKIAAEKAGIIKPFVPVIVSHQATHSVYRVFQKTARSLAAPCTFVDDMIRFREISYTNDYRLNLCFESPLFSRPVQTTLHMLGPVQAQNAAQAALAVKTALPSLDEALIEKGLAKASLPARFEIVPYRNAVVVFDGAHTVSSMQNTLSVLTALFPSRPRRLLFALAADKNAEAIARLFRGTFHSITLTKPGFTKHGDIERAEAACKNAGLSFTCESDFEKAVRSAFKEAEAAPAVLLVSGSFYLAADAKRVMHFC, from the coding sequence ATGGAAAATTCCTCCGCGACGCGCAGCTTTGAAAGATGGCTCGATTCTTTTATCAATTTCGAAAAGCTTCCGCAAAAAAATATGTTTTGGCTCGACACGATGCGTTTTTTTTGCGAACGGCTCGGACATCCGGAAGCCTCATCTCCGTGCTTTCACGTCGCCGGTTCAAAGGGCAAAGGTTCGGTTTCAAAGATGATCGCATGCATTTTACAGGAAGCGGGTTTTTCCGTCGGCCTGTATACGTCTCCGCACGTACTCGATTTTCGTGAACGCATCTCACGCCCCGACGGCTTTTTCGACGATGCCGTATACGAAGGCGCAGCAGCGGAACTGATGCATGCGGTACAGTCGGCAGAAACCGAAAAAAAAATCCCGCGCCCCGTTACATGGTTCGAACTTGCGACGCTCTACGCGTTTTTGTGCTTTCGCCGCGCGCGCACCGATTGGAACGTATTTGAAGTCGGATTGGGCGGCAGGCTCGACGCGACAAACGTCGTCACGCCGAAACTCTGCTGCATCACGCCGATCGAACTCGAGCACACCGAATACCTCGGCGACACGCTTGAAAAAATCGCCGCCGAAAAAGCGGGCATCATAAAACCTTTCGTTCCCGTCATCGTTTCGCACCAAGCGACGCATTCTGTCTACCGAGTATTTCAAAAAACCGCCCGAAGCCTCGCTGCGCCGTGCACTTTTGTAGACGATATGATACGATTTCGAGAAATTTCTTACACGAATGATTACCGCCTGAATCTATGTTTCGAAAGTCCGCTGTTTTCCCGCCCCGTGCAAACAACGCTGCACATGCTCGGTCCGGTACAGGCGCAAAACGCAGCCCAAGCCGCCCTCGCGGTAAAAACGGCGCTTCCCTCGCTCGACGAAGCCCTTATCGAAAAGGGACTCGCAAAGGCAAGCCTTCCCGCCCGCTTTGAAATCGTGCCGTACCGCAATGCCGTCGTCGTCTTTGACGGAGCGCATACGGTTTCGAGCATGCAAAATACGCTTTCAGTCCTTACCGCACTCTTCCCGTCCCGCCCTCGCCGGCTGCTTTTTGCGCTTGCAGCCGACAAAAACGCCGAAGCGATTGCCCGTCTTTTTCGCGGCACATTTCATTCGATTACGCTGACAAAACCGGGGTTTACAAAACACGGCGACATAGAACGCGCAGAGGCCGCCTGTAAAAATGCCGGCCTTTCGTTTACCTGTGAAAGCGATTTTGAAAAAGCGGTACGAAGCGCATTTAAAGAAGCCGAAGCGGCTCCCGCCGTCCTGCTCGTTTCAGGCTCTTTTTACCTCGCCGCCGATGCGAAGCGCGTTATGCATTTTTGTTAA
- a CDS encoding late competence development ComFB family protein: MKVHNVMEELITTRVNLMYERLNEAKPSWFTCDCEDCRLDVVSYVLNRIPPRYVVSGRGVVHTMKLVPTPQIKADIDALVIEAVRAINSTKRPYHKDVAPNAHSEKHEISFNFPIFSGSVFDGASFEPLIDCTITLKYGEDNADMIDKTWSNPCKTYAATNGSYSFWVKPFKADKVGESKYFTFTVAVAAKGYTPASHAFSIPLISEAEQRNEASTAYSLKIQDLFLFRSDVKNPME; the protein is encoded by the coding sequence ATGAAAGTTCACAACGTAATGGAAGAATTGATAACAACGCGCGTCAATCTCATGTACGAGCGGCTCAATGAGGCGAAACCCTCATGGTTTACCTGCGACTGCGAAGATTGCCGGCTCGATGTCGTAAGTTATGTACTCAATCGCATTCCTCCGCGCTATGTCGTTTCGGGCAGGGGCGTCGTGCATACGATGAAGCTTGTTCCGACGCCGCAGATAAAAGCGGATATCGATGCGCTTGTCATAGAAGCCGTACGCGCAATCAATTCGACCAAGCGTCCGTATCACAAAGACGTCGCACCGAATGCACATTCGGAAAAGCATGAGATTTCGTTCAATTTCCCGATTTTTTCAGGAAGCGTTTTCGACGGCGCGTCTTTCGAGCCGCTTATCGACTGTACGATCACGCTTAAATACGGTGAGGACAACGCGGATATGATCGACAAAACGTGGTCGAATCCGTGCAAAACATACGCAGCGACAAACGGATCGTATTCATTTTGGGTTAAACCTTTTAAAGCGGACAAAGTCGGCGAAAGCAAATACTTTACGTTTACGGTGGCAGTTGCCGCAAAGGGGTATACGCCTGCAAGTCACGCGTTCAGTATTCCGCTTATAAGCGAAGCGGAACAGCGTAACGAAGCGAGTACCGCTTATTCACTGAAAATACAGGATCTGTTTTTATTTCGAAGCGATGTAAAAAATCCTATGGAGTGA
- a CDS encoding glycosyltransferase family 2 protein — translation MKKMTLAFVLPCYNEEAALPKTADALKQKLAALKADDRFKSIAFYKVYFVDDGSSDNTWHIIQNLAAEDPTFCGVKLAANRGHQNALLAGLMTAKEKADAVISMDADLQDDINAADEMILKFLDGADIVYGVRSERKRDTFFKRFTAESFYRFLRFFSDNPKNIIFNHADYRLMSRRALYGLSEYTEVNLYLRGIIPSIGYRQDSVYYGRNERVAGVSKYPLKKMIAFAVQGITSLSVKPMRIITALGFFIFLASIGMLIYFLIRHFTGKTIVGWSSLAVSIWAIGGLIQMSIGVLGEYIGKIYLETKRRPRYIIETVLDDSKTEI, via the coding sequence ATGAAAAAAATGACGTTGGCGTTTGTACTGCCTTGTTATAATGAAGAAGCCGCTCTTCCGAAAACCGCCGATGCGTTAAAACAAAAACTTGCAGCCCTTAAAGCCGACGACCGATTTAAATCGATTGCGTTTTATAAAGTTTATTTTGTCGACGACGGTTCATCCGATAATACGTGGCATATCATTCAAAATCTCGCAGCTGAAGATCCGACTTTTTGCGGTGTAAAGCTTGCTGCAAACAGAGGACATCAAAATGCACTGTTGGCGGGGCTTATGACCGCAAAAGAAAAAGCCGATGCGGTTATTTCAATGGATGCGGATTTGCAGGATGATATAAACGCCGCCGATGAAATGATTTTAAAATTTCTTGACGGGGCGGATATCGTATACGGCGTACGATCGGAACGGAAACGGGATACGTTTTTCAAACGATTTACCGCCGAAAGTTTTTACAGGTTTTTACGCTTTTTTTCGGACAATCCTAAAAATATTATTTTCAATCATGCCGATTACCGCCTGATGAGCCGCCGTGCATTGTACGGTTTATCGGAATACACGGAAGTAAACCTTTATCTTCGCGGAATCATTCCTTCTATCGGCTATCGTCAGGATTCGGTTTACTACGGACGGAACGAGCGCGTTGCCGGTGTCAGTAAGTATCCGCTGAAAAAGATGATAGCCTTTGCGGTACAGGGGATTACGTCTCTTTCAGTAAAGCCGATGCGGATAATCACTGCACTCGGATTTTTTATCTTTTTGGCGAGCATCGGAATGCTCATCTATTTTTTAATTCGGCACTTTACCGGCAAAACGATCGTCGGCTGGTCGTCGCTTGCCGTTTCGATTTGGGCTATCGGCGGCTTGATTCAAATGTCGATCGGTGTACTCGGCGAATACATCGGAAAAATCTATTTGGAAACGAAGCGTCGTCCGCGCTATATTATTGAAACCGTGCTTGACGACAGCAAAACGGAAATATAA
- a CDS encoding aconitate hydratase: protein MSLTLTEKLLQAHIIPDACPDTKFVPGEPIRRGDDIAIRIDQTLTQDATGTMTYLQFETIGVPRVKTELSVSYVDHNTLQTDFKNMDDHRYLQSVAEKYGLYFSRPGNGICHQVHLERFGKPGKTLLGSDSHTPTGGGIGMIAIGAGGLDVAVAMGGGAFHLAMPKVFGVQLTGCLRKGVSAKDIILEVLRRETVKGGVGAVYEYFGSGVETLTVPQRATITNMGAELGATCSIFPSDAKTKTFLASMGRAKDWTKLEADIGAEYDKIIQIDLTKLSALAAQPHSPDAVTAVKNLSGKAVTQVVIGSCTNSSLDDLETVAAIVKGKHIAPGVEAGIAPGSRATLMMAEKAGILGTLIEAGFRILESACGPCIGMGFAPNSEGVSLRTFNRNFKGRSGTADAKVYLVSPETAAASAVTGVVTEAETLSYTDRAYVRSRRVSLLDGNDARLDAKIIKKAAKDEGMLIPPLPQEKAEKVEVIRGPNIKKCPPCPPCASSLKLPVLLKAGDNISTDDIMPAGTKVLPFRSNIPEISKFTFSRIDETFYDRAERMRFAGCFIVAGENYGQGSSREHAALGPMYLGVRAVIAKSFARIHKANLVNYGIIPIEFANPADYEAIGQNDVLEIGNIAEALKTGCPFEISVNGKKIGGTNELAKRSRLILLAGGLASYTRKGGN from the coding sequence ATGTCCTTAACGCTCACGGAAAAATTATTGCAGGCACACATCATTCCCGACGCATGTCCCGACACGAAATTCGTACCGGGAGAGCCGATACGGAGAGGAGACGATATCGCGATCCGCATCGATCAAACATTGACGCAGGATGCGACGGGAACGATGACTTATCTCCAATTCGAAACGATCGGCGTCCCCCGCGTCAAAACGGAACTCTCCGTTTCTTACGTCGATCACAACACGCTGCAAACCGATTTTAAAAATATGGACGATCACCGTTATCTGCAGAGCGTTGCCGAAAAATACGGCCTTTATTTTTCACGGCCGGGAAACGGCATCTGTCATCAAGTACACCTCGAACGTTTCGGAAAGCCGGGTAAAACGCTGCTCGGCAGCGACAGCCACACGCCGACCGGCGGCGGTATCGGTATGATCGCGATCGGAGCGGGCGGACTCGACGTCGCCGTCGCAATGGGCGGCGGCGCCTTTCACTTGGCGATGCCGAAAGTCTTCGGCGTACAGCTCACCGGCTGCCTTCGCAAAGGCGTCAGCGCAAAAGACATCATCCTCGAAGTGCTGAGGCGTGAAACGGTAAAAGGAGGAGTCGGCGCGGTTTACGAATATTTCGGGTCGGGCGTCGAAACGCTCACCGTTCCGCAGCGCGCGACGATTACGAATATGGGTGCGGAACTCGGCGCAACCTGTTCTATTTTCCCGTCGGACGCAAAGACGAAAACCTTTCTCGCGTCGATGGGGAGGGCAAAAGACTGGACGAAACTGGAAGCCGACATCGGCGCCGAATACGATAAAATCATTCAAATCGATTTGACAAAACTGTCGGCGCTCGCCGCTCAGCCGCATTCTCCGGATGCCGTCACTGCGGTAAAAAATCTTTCGGGCAAAGCGGTAACGCAGGTCGTCATCGGTTCGTGTACGAACAGTTCCCTCGACGATTTGGAAACGGTCGCTGCGATCGTCAAAGGCAAACACATAGCGCCGGGAGTCGAAGCGGGCATAGCGCCGGGAAGCCGGGCGACGCTCATGATGGCGGAAAAAGCGGGTATACTCGGCACGCTCATCGAAGCGGGCTTCCGCATCCTTGAAAGCGCGTGCGGTCCGTGCATCGGTATGGGCTTTGCGCCGAACAGCGAAGGGGTATCGCTTCGCACGTTCAACCGCAATTTTAAAGGCAGAAGCGGAACGGCCGATGCAAAGGTTTACCTTGTTTCCCCCGAAACGGCCGCCGCATCCGCGGTTACGGGCGTCGTCACCGAAGCCGAAACGCTTTCGTATACCGACCGCGCATACGTGCGCTCTCGCCGCGTGAGTCTTCTCGACGGAAACGACGCCCGGCTCGATGCAAAAATTATTAAAAAAGCTGCGAAAGACGAAGGCATGCTCATCCCGCCGCTCCCGCAGGAAAAAGCGGAAAAAGTCGAAGTTATCCGCGGACCGAATATCAAAAAATGTCCGCCCTGTCCGCCGTGCGCGTCGTCCCTCAAATTGCCGGTGCTGCTGAAAGCGGGCGACAATATTTCGACCGACGATATCATGCCGGCGGGAACGAAAGTGCTTCCGTTCCGTTCGAATATCCCCGAGATAAGCAAATTCACTTTTTCGCGCATCGATGAAACTTTTTACGACCGTGCGGAGCGAATGCGTTTTGCCGGCTGTTTTATCGTCGCAGGCGAAAATTACGGACAGGGGTCTTCACGCGAACATGCAGCTCTCGGCCCGATGTATCTCGGCGTGCGTGCGGTCATCGCAAAAAGCTTTGCGCGCATTCATAAAGCGAATCTCGTAAACTACGGTATCATTCCTATCGAATTTGCAAACCCCGCCGATTATGAAGCGATCGGGCAAAACGATGTGCTTGAAATCGGAAATATCGCCGAAGCGCTGAAGACGGGATGTCCGTTCGAAATATCCGTCAACGGAAAAAAAATCGGCGGTACGAACGAGCTTGCCAAGCGCAGCCGCTTAATCCTGCTTGCCGGAGGACTCGCATCCTATACCCGTAAGGGCGGAAATTAA
- a CDS encoding BrnT family toxin, with amino-acid sequence MRKVLSFEWDPDKEKRNIEKHNGISFRIAVKVFSDNKRIEKYDSQHSTFDEERWDVIGMVDDILFVVYTEVDENRVRIISARLAEKEEIDEYFNNYDAR; translated from the coding sequence ATGCGGAAGGTGTTATCATTTGAGTGGGATCCGGATAAAGAAAAGCGCAATATTGAAAAACATAACGGGATCTCGTTCCGAATAGCGGTTAAAGTTTTTTCCGACAACAAACGTATTGAAAAATATGATTCACAGCATTCAACATTCGATGAAGAGAGATGGGATGTAATCGGTATGGTTGATGATATTCTTTTTGTTGTTTATACGGAAGTGGATGAAAATAGAGTCAGAATTATTTCTGCGCGCCTTGCGGAAAAGGAGGAAATCGATGAATACTTTAATAACTATGACGCTCGATGA
- a CDS encoding L-fuculose-phosphate aldolase — protein sequence MYDKERKAIVDFGKRLITEHLTSGTSGNISIFDPKKKLMIISPSGIPYFDTKESDIVVVGLDGKTVEGDRKPSSEWALHAAMYEVKPEARAVVHTHSMYCTVLACLREPIRAVHYVVADAGAPEVPCAPYRTFGTTELAKAAKDAIGKSDALLLANHGMLAVGKDLASAFGLARGMEFCAEVQYRAMCAGKPFVLPDDEMERVIEKFKNYGQVKNG from the coding sequence ATGTATGACAAAGAGCGCAAAGCCATCGTCGACTTCGGTAAGCGTTTGATTACGGAGCATCTCACATCGGGAACGAGCGGAAATATAAGTATTTTCGATCCGAAAAAAAAACTCATGATCATCAGTCCGTCGGGGATTCCGTATTTCGATACGAAAGAAAGCGACATCGTCGTAGTCGGCTTGGACGGAAAAACCGTCGAAGGGGACAGAAAGCCGTCGAGCGAATGGGCGCTGCATGCGGCGATGTACGAGGTAAAACCCGAAGCGAGGGCGGTCGTGCACACGCATTCGATGTACTGCACCGTACTTGCATGTCTCCGTGAGCCCATCCGCGCGGTGCACTATGTCGTCGCGGATGCGGGTGCTCCGGAAGTTCCTTGCGCTCCGTACCGAACCTTCGGCACGACCGAATTGGCAAAAGCTGCAAAAGACGCGATCGGAAAAAGCGACGCACTTCTTTTGGCAAATCACGGTATGCTCGCCGTCGGAAAAGATTTAGCTTCGGCCTTCGGTTTGGCGCGGGGTATGGAATTTTGTGCCGAAGTGCAGTACCGGGCGATGTGCGCGGGAAAACCCTTCGTGCTGCCGGATGACGAAATGGAGCGGGTAATCGAAAAATTTAAAAACTACGGACAGGTAAAAAACGGATAG
- a CDS encoding S-methyl-5-thioribose-1-phosphate isomerase: protein MKRCDFDLPFLLRYENVAWYENGKVRILDRRIYPTEIKFVECASYREVAQAIADMVTQSAGPYTAAGMGMALAAYEVKNKSAASQLEFLRQAAHDISHARPTTANRMSIVTDGCLKAAESALAAGKNVCEAIFERTIDSLERRYGTMEKVGEYLASLFPKGGTVLTQCFGETIVGMMLRAAKKSGNALKLYCAETRPYLQGARLTSSCCYEMGFDTTVITDNMVAYAMQKKGIDVFTSAADTIARDGHIANKIGTFQIAILAKHFGIPYFVTGIPDADKMTMRDIVIEERDPSLVLSSGGKANTLPGVKGIYPSFDITPPHLISGVVTDKGVFTPYTLNEYFDTKVDEYY, encoded by the coding sequence ATGAAGCGGTGTGATTTCGACTTGCCCTTTTTGCTGAGATACGAAAACGTCGCGTGGTACGAAAACGGAAAAGTACGCATATTGGACAGACGCATCTATCCTACGGAAATAAAATTCGTCGAATGCGCTTCGTATCGGGAAGTTGCACAGGCGATCGCCGATATGGTTACGCAGAGCGCAGGCCCCTATACGGCGGCAGGTATGGGTATGGCGCTCGCGGCTTACGAAGTAAAAAATAAAAGCGCCGCTTCTCAGCTCGAGTTTTTGCGCCAAGCGGCGCACGACATATCGCATGCAAGACCGACGACGGCAAACAGGATGAGTATCGTCACGGATGGCTGCCTCAAAGCGGCCGAAAGCGCTCTTGCGGCCGGAAAAAACGTGTGTGAGGCGATCTTCGAGCGGACAATCGATTCGCTTGAGCGCCGCTACGGTACGATGGAAAAAGTCGGCGAATACCTCGCTTCTCTTTTTCCGAAAGGCGGAACGGTGCTTACGCAGTGTTTCGGCGAAACGATCGTCGGTATGATGCTGCGTGCGGCGAAAAAAAGCGGCAATGCGTTGAAACTCTACTGCGCGGAAACGCGGCCGTATCTGCAGGGTGCGCGCCTTACGTCGAGCTGCTGTTATGAAATGGGTTTCGATACGACGGTCATCACGGACAATATGGTCGCCTACGCGATGCAAAAAAAAGGCATCGACGTCTTTACGTCGGCGGCAGACACCATCGCCCGCGACGGTCACATTGCAAATAAAATCGGCACGTTTCAAATCGCGATTTTGGCAAAGCACTTCGGCATCCCGTATTTCGTGACGGGCATACCGGACGCGGATAAAATGACGATGCGCGATATCGTCATCGAAGAGAGAGACCCGTCCCTCGTGCTGAGTTCGGGCGGAAAGGCGAATACGCTTCCGGGCGTCAAAGGGATCTACCCTTCGTTCGACATCACGCCTCCGCATTTGATAAGCGGCGTCGTCACCGATAAAGGCGTCTTTACGCCCTATACGCTGAACGAATATTTCGACACAAAGGTCGATGAATATTATTGA
- a CDS encoding GtrA family protein, translating to MLDKKFSQPIKFIIVGIVNTAVGWAVMFVLYNAFHAGYWLSSAANYIVGSVCSFFLNKYFTFRSKRLNVKEALRFVLCIAFCYAVSYGIARPAIRLLFSPYAKQIQDNAAMVLGSIVFTAMNFFGQKYVVFKK from the coding sequence ATGCTCGATAAAAAATTTTCCCAGCCGATAAAATTCATCATCGTCGGAATCGTGAATACAGCCGTCGGCTGGGCAGTGATGTTCGTGTTGTATAATGCGTTTCATGCCGGCTATTGGCTGTCGTCGGCTGCAAATTATATCGTCGGCAGCGTTTGCAGTTTTTTTTTGAATAAATATTTTACGTTCCGTTCAAAACGTTTGAATGTAAAAGAAGCGCTGCGTTTTGTGCTGTGTATCGCTTTTTGTTATGCCGTCAGCTACGGTATCGCGCGTCCCGCAATTCGCCTGCTTTTTTCTCCGTATGCAAAACAGATACAGGATAACGCCGCGATGGTTTTGGGGAGTATCGTTTTTACCGCGATGAATTTTTTCGGACAAAAATATGTCGTTTTTAAAAAGTGA
- the mtnK gene encoding S-methyl-5-thioribose kinase, which translates to MMSDKEKYAKHFLLDVRTAIEYARDKLGYFDADEELGCSEIGDGNINYVFKVFGKTSGKSLVIKQADTLLRSSGRPLDMHRNKIEAEILKIEKSLAPGFVPEIYHYDEAMFALAMEDISAYKNLRKELAAGKIFSALSDELSTFLADTLLPTTDLVIGRAEKKERVKLFTNPELCDISEDLVFTEPYWDYKKRNVVIPENASFVEKALYEDKALHACVARLRDDFMNHAQALVHGDLHTGSIFVNDDGIKVIDPEFAFYGPMGYDVGNVIGNLFFAYANAYWTKPENAEFLSWLQKTIADVFDSFKTKFEKKYDELVEFPLYKNERFKNAYTEGVLADSAGYAGTEIIRRVVGDAKVSEVTSVTDIALKVPLERSLILLGKIFIKRTEDMKSGSDLVQAANDIFSCAKRGEL; encoded by the coding sequence ATGATGTCAGATAAAGAAAAATACGCAAAACATTTTTTACTCGACGTACGGACGGCAATCGAATATGCGAGGGACAAACTCGGCTATTTTGACGCGGACGAAGAGCTCGGCTGCTCTGAAATCGGCGACGGCAATATCAACTATGTGTTCAAAGTGTTCGGTAAAACGAGCGGCAAGTCCCTCGTTATAAAACAGGCGGATACCCTGCTCCGCTCATCCGGACGTCCGCTCGATATGCACCGAAACAAAATCGAAGCGGAGATTTTGAAAATCGAAAAATCGCTTGCGCCCGGCTTCGTGCCCGAAATCTATCACTACGACGAAGCGATGTTCGCACTAGCCATGGAAGACATTTCGGCGTATAAGAATTTGCGCAAAGAGCTTGCCGCGGGGAAAATCTTTTCGGCATTGAGCGATGAGCTTTCGACCTTTCTTGCGGATACCCTGCTTCCGACGACGGATTTGGTTATCGGAAGGGCTGAAAAAAAAGAGCGCGTCAAGCTTTTTACGAATCCCGAACTCTGCGATATTTCCGAAGATTTGGTATTTACCGAACCGTACTGGGATTATAAAAAGCGGAACGTCGTCATACCGGAAAACGCAAGCTTTGTCGAAAAAGCGTTGTACGAGGACAAAGCGCTGCACGCGTGCGTCGCGCGACTCAGGGACGATTTTATGAATCACGCGCAGGCGCTCGTTCACGGAGACTTGCATACCGGTTCCATTTTCGTAAACGATGACGGCATAAAAGTCATCGATCCGGAATTCGCGTTTTACGGACCTATGGGCTACGATGTCGGAAACGTCATCGGAAATCTCTTTTTCGCGTATGCGAACGCGTATTGGACGAAGCCTGAAAATGCGGAATTTTTATCGTGGCTGCAAAAGACGATTGCGGACGTTTTCGATTCGTTCAAAACGAAGTTTGAAAAAAAATACGATGAGCTTGTCGAATTCCCTCTGTATAAAAACGAGCGCTTTAAAAATGCGTATACGGAAGGCGTGCTTGCCGATTCGGCAGGCTATGCGGGGACGGAAATCATCAGAAGAGTTGTCGGGGATGCGAAAGTGTCGGAAGTGACTTCCGTGACGGATATAGCGCTGAAAGTACCGCTCGAGAGGAGTCTCATCCTGCTCGGAAAAATCTTTATAAAGCGGACGGAGGATATGAAATCGGGAAGCGATCTTGTGCAGGCGGCAAACGATATCTTCAGCTGCGCGAAACGAGGTGAACTATGA
- the alr gene encoding alanine racemase: MRSTRAVVYKNNLIHNLSVVKSFLKNDVKICAAVKANGYGSGAVFAAKTALACGASFCAVATVDEGIELRESGIASPILLLSLCTPDEMKDAVLYKLTPLVCDEAYAELFNVAAGKYASGKFSVHIAVDTGMRRIGCSVDEASRFAKRIVNLPHLTLGGVCTHFSSADETDDEARRYTDDQFSHFMRAVKSIEDEGIDPGIRHCAASAALLDRPEMQLDMVRPGIAMYGYFDGSIDGAYCAERGKPCTLEPVMALESEVVAIKSIKKGEAVSYNRTWTAECDTAVATLPIGYADGLPRSLSPGLCVAINGKNYPVVGRICMDQCMVDVGSGGVHRWDKAVIFGPENSGALQTAADIAKASGTISYEILTGIAKRVPRTEV; encoded by the coding sequence ATGAGAAGTACGCGGGCGGTCGTTTATAAAAACAATTTGATACACAATCTTTCCGTCGTTAAATCTTTTCTTAAAAACGATGTGAAAATCTGCGCTGCGGTAAAAGCGAACGGCTACGGTTCGGGTGCGGTTTTTGCCGCAAAGACGGCGCTCGCTTGCGGTGCATCCTTTTGTGCGGTCGCGACCGTAGACGAAGGGATCGAACTCCGCGAAAGCGGCATCGCCTCTCCGATTTTACTTTTAAGTCTGTGTACGCCGGATGAAATGAAAGACGCCGTTTTGTATAAGCTTACCCCTCTCGTGTGCGACGAAGCGTATGCGGAACTTTTCAATGTCGCTGCCGGAAAATACGCTTCGGGAAAATTTTCCGTGCACATTGCAGTCGATACCGGTATGCGCCGCATCGGATGTTCCGTCGATGAAGCTTCGCGTTTTGCAAAGCGCATCGTAAACTTGCCGCACCTTACACTCGGAGGTGTGTGTACGCATTTTTCTTCGGCGGATGAAACGGATGATGAAGCAAGGCGGTATACGGACGATCAATTTTCGCATTTTATGCGCGCCGTCAAATCGATCGAAGACGAAGGCATCGATCCGGGCATCCGGCACTGCGCGGCGTCTGCGGCGCTGCTCGATCGGCCGGAAATGCAGCTCGATATGGTGCGGCCGGGAATCGCCATGTACGGCTATTTTGACGGGAGTATCGACGGCGCTTACTGTGCCGAGCGGGGAAAGCCGTGTACGCTTGAGCCCGTGATGGCTCTTGAAAGCGAAGTCGTTGCGATCAAATCGATAAAAAAAGGGGAGGCGGTTTCGTATAACCGCACGTGGACTGCCGAATGCGATACCGCCGTCGCAACGCTTCCGATCGGTTACGCCGACGGATTGCCGCGGAGCTTGTCTCCCGGTTTGTGCGTTGCGATCAACGGAAAAAATTATCCCGTCGTCGGGCGCATCTGTATGGATCAATGTATGGTCGATGTCGGCTCAGGTGGAGTGCATCGCTGGGATAAAGCCGTCATATTCGGCCCTGAAAATTCCGGCGCGCTGCAAACGGCGGCGGACATCGCAAAGGCTTCCGGCACGATTTCGTATGAGATTTTGACGGGCATCGCAAAGCGCGTGCCTCGCACGGAAGTGTAG
- a CDS encoding BrnA antitoxin family protein, giving the protein MNTLITMTLDEVKKNPLTEEEKNVIRRAAAQVRAGTAEDDPDCPKQTKEELAKFRPWYEVHPEWREAKKTEIHLQIDTDVLEWYKSQGREYQTKMNDVLRAHAFLQRRAEH; this is encoded by the coding sequence ATGAATACTTTAATAACTATGACGCTCGATGAAGTGAAAAAAAATCCGCTTACCGAAGAAGAAAAGAATGTTATCCGCCGCGCAGCAGCTCAGGTTCGTGCCGGTACTGCAGAAGACGATCCTGATTGCCCGAAGCAGACAAAAGAGGAACTCGCAAAATTTCGTCCATGGTATGAAGTTCATCCCGAATGGCGCGAAGCGAAAAAAACGGAAATTCATTTGCAGATCGATACCGATGTTCTCGAATGGTACAAATCGCAGGGCAGGGAATACCAAACAAAGATGAATGACGTTTTGCGTGCTCATGCGTTTTTACAAAGACGCGCGGAACATTAA